From Ammospiza caudacuta isolate bAmmCau1 chromosome 15, bAmmCau1.pri, whole genome shotgun sequence, a single genomic window includes:
- the MANBAL gene encoding protein MANBAL — protein MAAELDFSPPEIPEPTFMENVLRYGLFFGAIFQLICVLAIILPVSKSHKADSDSFEPKNSEPVKKPKATAPQISKKPKKETKKKR, from the exons ATGGCTGCAGAGTTGGATTTCTCCCCACCTGAGATCCCCGAGCCCACGTTCATGGAGAATGTGCTACGCTATGGACTCTTCTTTGGAGCCATTTTCCAGCTGATCTGTGTGCTGGCCATCATCCTGCCCGTGTCCAAGTCCCACAAGGCA GACTCTGACAGTTTTGAGCCCAAGAATTCAGAGCCAGTGAAGAAGCCAAAGGCAACTGCTCCACAGATAAGCAAGAAACCTAAGAAGGAAACCAAAAAGAAACGATAG